One region of Faecalibacter bovis genomic DNA includes:
- the epsC gene encoding serine O-acetyltransferase EpsC: protein MNSLSKYSLPFNKKEVEKIVESIIYDLIFSQPNKENTPDQVKSYFIDILNRIVPEEKANFIAEKFFDQLEDIKTELEQLILIFFNNDPASKSEIEIIVSYPGFFAIAVHRLANTLYKLDTPILPRFFAEYAHKQTGIDIHPGASIGKNFYIDHGTGIVIGETTIIGNNVKIYQGVTLGAFYVSKDLADQKRHPTIEDNVTIYAGATILGGTTVIGANSTIGGNVWITKSVPPDSIAYQEFQPIIKQKNNNQSDDFYVI, encoded by the coding sequence ATGAACTCACTTAGTAAATATAGTTTACCATTTAATAAAAAGGAAGTTGAAAAAATTGTAGAGTCTATTATATATGATTTAATTTTTAGTCAGCCCAATAAAGAAAATACACCTGATCAAGTAAAGTCGTATTTTATTGATATATTAAATAGAATTGTTCCCGAAGAGAAAGCTAATTTCATTGCAGAAAAATTTTTCGACCAATTAGAAGATATCAAAACGGAGTTAGAACAATTAATTTTAATATTCTTTAATAATGATCCTGCTTCCAAATCCGAGATAGAAATCATTGTTTCATATCCTGGATTTTTTGCAATAGCTGTTCATCGTTTAGCAAACACATTGTACAAATTAGATACACCAATACTACCTCGTTTCTTTGCTGAATACGCCCACAAACAAACCGGTATTGATATACATCCAGGTGCAAGTATTGGCAAAAATTTTTATATCGATCACGGAACTGGAATTGTAATTGGAGAAACTACAATTATTGGTAATAATGTTAAAATTTATCAAGGTGTTACGCTTGGTGCATTTTATGTTTCAAAAGATTTAGCTGACCAAAAACGCCATCCTACAATAGAAGATAATGTTACCATATATGCCGGCGCAACAATTTTAGGTGGAACAACGGTGATTGGCGCAAATTCTACAATTGGTGGAAATGTATGGATTACGAAAAGTGTACCGCCCGATTCTATCGCTTACCAAGAATTTCAACCAATTATCAAACAAAAAAATAACAATCAATCAGATGATTTTTATGTCATCTAA
- a CDS encoding DUF2147 domain-containing protein, translated as MKISFLFTFFMFIGTLVFGQSPIGTWKTIDDETGKEKSHVEIFEKDGMLYGKVIKILTKGKENSKCDKCKGALAGKPIKGLVILSGLKKDGNEWSGGKIIDPNSGKEYKASLRLNGKDKLDVRGYVGISLVGRTQTWQKVK; from the coding sequence ATGAAAATATCATTTTTATTTACATTTTTCATGTTCATCGGAACTTTAGTATTTGGACAATCTCCAATTGGTACGTGGAAAACTATAGATGATGAAACGGGGAAAGAAAAATCTCACGTGGAAATTTTCGAAAAAGATGGAATGTTATATGGAAAAGTAATAAAAATCTTGACGAAAGGTAAAGAGAATTCTAAATGTGATAAATGTAAAGGAGCTTTAGCTGGAAAACCAATTAAAGGATTGGTTATTCTTTCAGGTCTAAAAAAAGACGGAAATGAATGGTCTGGTGGCAAAATTATTGATCCAAATAGCGGAAAAGAATATAAAGCGTCTTTAAGATTAAACGGAAAAGATAAATTAGATGTTAGAGGGTATGTCGGAATATCATTAGTCGGCAGAACTCAAACTTGGCAAAAAGTAAAATAA